From a region of the Eulemur rufifrons isolate Redbay chromosome 7, OSU_ERuf_1, whole genome shotgun sequence genome:
- the LNP1 gene encoding leukemia NUP98 fusion partner 1 isoform X2: MEHKDDDDDDVSFAKWMSSFWGHSWREEDERGLRERHHRPQATIHRKTSLPCPLNMLSRITSSDHHPRRHSHEDQEFRGCTHMRDYRKYSGDGSFKEPLASKGRSDSRVQEFSDSFEQQLCFRTKRSASLGPESRKERNERERLRMEIRSQKKAEEGRSSRKEEPREACMAPLLEKGSE, translated from the exons ATGGAGCACAAAGATGATGACGACGACGATGTGTCTTTTGCCAAATGGATGAGCAGCTTCTGGGGTCACAGCTGGAGAGAGGAGGATGAGAGGGGACTCCGGGAACGCCACCACCGACCACAAGCCACCATTCACAGGAAAacctctctgccctgccca TTG AATATGCTTTCCAGAATTACATCATCTGACCACCATCCTAGAAGGCATTCTCATGAGGACCAGGAATTTCGAGGCTGTACCCACATGCGGGATTACAGAAAATACTCAGGGGATGGATCATTCAAGGAGCCACTGGCATCAAAAGGAAGATCGGATTCCAGAGTTCAGGAATTTTCGGATTCCTTTGAACAGCAACTGTGCTTTAGAACCAAACGTTCTGCATCTTTG GGACCCgagagcaggaaggagagaaatgaaagagaacGCCTGAGGATGGAGATAAGATcccaaaagaaagcagaggaaggaaggagctcTAGGAAAGAAGAACCCAGAGAAGCGTGCATGGCTCCCCTGCTTGAAAAGGGGTCTGAATAA
- the LNP1 gene encoding leukemia NUP98 fusion partner 1 isoform X1, with protein MEHKDDDDDDVSFAKWMSSFWGHSWREEDERGLRERHHRPQATIHRKTSLPCPNMLSRITSSDHHPRRHSHEDQEFRGCTHMRDYRKYSGDGSFKEPLASKGRSDSRVQEFSDSFEQQLCFRTKRSASLGPESRKERNERERLRMEIRSQKKAEEGRSSRKEEPREACMAPLLEKGSE; from the exons ATGGAGCACAAAGATGATGACGACGACGATGTGTCTTTTGCCAAATGGATGAGCAGCTTCTGGGGTCACAGCTGGAGAGAGGAGGATGAGAGGGGACTCCGGGAACGCCACCACCGACCACAAGCCACCATTCACAGGAAAacctctctgccctgccca AATATGCTTTCCAGAATTACATCATCTGACCACCATCCTAGAAGGCATTCTCATGAGGACCAGGAATTTCGAGGCTGTACCCACATGCGGGATTACAGAAAATACTCAGGGGATGGATCATTCAAGGAGCCACTGGCATCAAAAGGAAGATCGGATTCCAGAGTTCAGGAATTTTCGGATTCCTTTGAACAGCAACTGTGCTTTAGAACCAAACGTTCTGCATCTTTG GGACCCgagagcaggaaggagagaaatgaaagagaacGCCTGAGGATGGAGATAAGATcccaaaagaaagcagaggaaggaaggagctcTAGGAAAGAAGAACCCAGAGAAGCGTGCATGGCTCCCCTGCTTGAAAAGGGGTCTGAATAA